One genomic region from Rickettsiales bacterium encodes:
- the rpmB gene encoding 50S ribosomal protein L28, whose product MSRKCELTGKTVLTGNNVSHSNRKSRRRYLPNLHRVTLMSDVLGSVRIRISARALKSVDMHGGLDSFLMSQPDKLLSLKASQLKKKIKLARAAKSTQEKAA is encoded by the coding sequence ATGTCTCGCAAATGCGAACTTACCGGAAAGACGGTATTAACTGGCAATAATGTATCTCATTCTAATCGTAAAAGCCGCAGGCGCTATTTACCTAACCTACATAGAGTTACTTTAATGAGCGATGTTTTAGGTTCGGTTAGAATAAGAATTTCAGCTAGAGCTTTAAAATCTGTAGATATGCACGGTGGATTAGATAGTTTTCTTATGTCACAACCTGATAAATTGCTATCTCTTAAAGCATCTCAGTTAAAAAAGAAAATTAAACTTGCACGGGCTGCTAAATCAACTCAAGAGAAGGCTGCATAA